The Candidatus Accumulibacter similis genome has a segment encoding these proteins:
- the genX gene encoding EF-P lysine aminoacylase GenX → MGRPPAWQASAPLANLRRRAEIVARIRCHFAAEGLLEVDTPQLCPATVTDPHLQSIEVAGYGYLQTSPEYAMKRLLAAGSGSIWQIAHVFRGNECGRRHNPEFSMLEWYRVDCTPERLMAEVATVARLALGEVGCVSHRYRDLFRQHLGLDPLTCDTAALRQAAQARLDPAFDDADRDTWLELLMSQAIEPHLGRDELCFVIDYPPSQAALARLRSDRDGQPVAARFELYFRGVELANGYHELLDAGEQRRRFAADLQRRSELGLPAVPIDEEFLAAIDSGLPDCSGVALGLDRLVMLAVDAGSLQEVLNFPCRRG, encoded by the coding sequence ATGGGGCGACCGCCCGCCTGGCAGGCGAGCGCGCCGCTCGCCAACCTGCGGCGCCGGGCGGAGATCGTCGCCCGCATCCGTTGCCACTTCGCCGCCGAGGGACTGCTCGAGGTCGACACGCCGCAGCTCTGCCCGGCGACGGTCACCGATCCGCACCTGCAGAGCATCGAGGTCGCCGGCTACGGCTACCTGCAGACCTCGCCCGAATACGCGATGAAGCGTCTGCTCGCCGCCGGCAGCGGCTCGATCTGGCAGATTGCGCACGTCTTTCGCGGCAACGAGTGCGGCCGCCGCCACAACCCCGAGTTCAGCATGCTCGAGTGGTACCGCGTCGACTGCACGCCGGAACGGTTGATGGCCGAGGTCGCCACCGTCGCCCGCCTGGCGCTCGGCGAGGTGGGCTGCGTCAGCCACCGCTACCGCGACCTCTTCCGCCAACACCTCGGTCTCGACCCGCTCACCTGCGACACCGCGGCGCTGCGCCAGGCCGCGCAGGCGCGGCTTGACCCCGCCTTCGACGATGCCGACCGCGACACCTGGCTCGAACTGTTGATGAGCCAGGCGATCGAACCGCATCTCGGCCGCGACGAACTGTGCTTCGTCATCGATTATCCGCCGTCGCAGGCGGCGCTCGCCCGCCTGCGCAGCGACCGCGACGGGCAGCCGGTGGCGGCGCGCTTCGAGCTGTATTTTCGCGGCGTCGAACTCGCCAACGGCTACCACGAGCTGCTCGACGCCGGCGAACAGCGGCGCCGCTTCGCCGCCGACCTGCAGCGGCGCAGCGAACTGGGGCTGCCGGCGGTGCCGATCGACGAGGAATTCCTCGCCGCCATCGACAGCGGCCTGCCCGACTGCAGCGGCGTCGCCCTCGGCCTCGACCGTCTGGTCATGCTCGCCGTCGATGCCGGCTCGCTGCAGGAAGTGCTGAACTTTCCCTGCCGGCGCGGCTGA
- a CDS encoding group II intron reverse transcriptase/maturase — protein MTKRDGIASDHLPLQAAATPQDELVAGLSGKPESIPSQALLAQVLDRANLRRALKQVRQNKGAPGLDGMTVEALPDYLRHHWPEIREQLEAGRYRPQPVKRVEIDKADGKKRPLGIPTVLDRFIQQAIAQVISALWEPHFHPQSYGFVRLRRIPLRGTSLRLSCALRAGRPKRSAHQAVRIVQANIRGGFNWVVDMDLQAFFDRVNHDRLMTRLKSRCPDADLLRLINRFLKAGVSIEGQIHPTTLGVPQGGPLSPVLANAVLDELDWELERRGHRFARYADDCNILVKSKRAGERVMASVTRFVSDSLRLTVNPLKSAVDRPMNRKFLGFTVSRNGAKLKVADKALDKLKDRVRELTRRTRGTTFAAVVAELRETLLGWKAYFGIAEVLSPLRDLDKWVRRKLRCYLWKQWGRAGYRELRKRGVSVREAWHTSKSAHGPWRVSQTPALSIALPLRFFEQMGLPSLAPR, from the coding sequence GTGACGAAGAGAGACGGGATCGCATCTGACCACCTGCCCCTGCAGGCTGCGGCTACCCCGCAGGATGAACTCGTCGCTGGTTTGTCAGGGAAACCCGAGTCGATTCCTTCCCAAGCGTTGCTGGCCCAGGTACTGGATCGGGCCAATTTGCGACGCGCCCTGAAGCAAGTGCGCCAGAACAAGGGTGCGCCGGGTCTCGACGGCATGACCGTTGAGGCACTTCCGGACTACCTCCGACACCACTGGCCGGAAATCCGCGAGCAACTGGAAGCGGGCCGCTACCGTCCGCAACCGGTCAAGCGCGTGGAAATCGACAAGGCCGACGGGAAGAAACGCCCGCTGGGCATCCCGACGGTGTTGGACCGTTTCATACAGCAAGCCATCGCGCAAGTTATCTCGGCGCTATGGGAACCGCACTTTCACCCCCAGAGCTACGGATTTGTGCGGCTGCGCCGCATTCCGCTGCGCGGAACCAGCCTTCGGCTGTCCTGCGCCCTTCGGGCTGGTCGCCCGAAGCGCTCGGCCCACCAAGCCGTCCGCATCGTGCAGGCGAACATCCGTGGTGGCTTCAACTGGGTGGTGGATATGGACCTGCAAGCCTTCTTTGACCGGGTGAATCATGACCGGCTGATGACGCGCCTGAAGAGCCGCTGTCCGGACGCCGACCTGCTCCGCCTGATCAATCGCTTCCTGAAGGCTGGCGTGAGCATCGAGGGTCAGATACACCCCACGACGCTTGGCGTGCCGCAAGGCGGCCCGCTCTCGCCGGTGCTGGCTAACGCGGTGCTGGATGAACTGGATTGGGAACTGGAGCGGCGCGGCCACCGCTTTGCCCGTTACGCCGACGACTGCAACATCCTCGTCAAGAGCAAGCGTGCGGGTGAGCGGGTGATGGCCAGCGTGACACGCTTTGTCAGTGACTCGCTGCGGCTCACAGTGAATCCGCTGAAGAGCGCGGTCGATCGGCCCATGAACCGCAAGTTCCTGGGCTTCACGGTCAGTCGCAACGGTGCCAAGCTCAAGGTGGCCGACAAGGCCCTCGACAAGCTCAAGGACCGCGTGCGGGAACTGACCCGTCGGACGAGAGGCACCACCTTCGCCGCCGTCGTCGCAGAGCTTAGAGAAACCCTGCTTGGTTGGAAAGCGTACTTCGGAATCGCCGAAGTGCTGAGCCCTCTGCGCGACCTCGACAAGTGGGTACGACGCAAGTTACGCTGCTATCTCTGGAAGCAATGGGGTCGAGCGGGCTATCGGGAACTGCGCAAACGCGGCGTGTCTGTGCGTGAAGCGTGGCATACCAGCAAGTCCGCACACGGTCCATGGCGGGTGTCGCAGACGCCGGCCCTGTCGATCGCGCTCCCGTTGCGCTTCTTCGAACAAATGGGACTACCGAGCCTTGCGCCGCGGTAG
- a CDS encoding VOC family protein, with the protein MTPVAKNTICIWYDREAEEAARFYASAFPDSEVTAVLRSPTDSPGNKAGDVLVVHFTVFGIPCIGLNGGPLFPQTEAFSFQIATDTQEETDRYWNTIVGNGGRESECGWCKDRWGVNWQITPRTLTEALAAGGDQARRAFAAMMTMRKIDVAAIDAARRG; encoded by the coding sequence ATGACACCCGTCGCAAAGAACACGATTTGCATCTGGTACGACCGTGAGGCCGAGGAAGCCGCACGCTTCTATGCTTCGGCCTTTCCCGACAGCGAGGTGACGGCGGTGCTCCGCTCGCCGACGGACAGTCCCGGCAACAAGGCAGGCGACGTACTGGTTGTCCATTTCACCGTCTTCGGCATTCCCTGCATCGGGCTGAACGGCGGGCCACTCTTCCCGCAAACGGAGGCCTTCTCATTCCAGATCGCCACCGACACGCAGGAGGAGACCGACCGCTACTGGAACACCATTGTCGGCAACGGCGGACGGGAGAGCGAATGCGGCTGGTGCAAGGACCGCTGGGGCGTCAACTGGCAGATCACCCCGCGCACCCTGACCGAGGCCCTCGCCGCCGGCGGCGACCAAGCGCGTCGCGCCTTCGCGGCGATGATGACGATGCGCAAAATCGACGTCGCCGCCATCGATGCCGCGCGGCGGGGGTGA
- a CDS encoding TIGR02391 family protein — MARLPCFESSHLEAACRVLADTTQGLTGGDIERILQEIGVADPTPSMTKWKRLFNALAQAQNEHQVGNYLIQFINKALSPARYTSKPEQFLWLQDGLNVALAFAGYGVNDKGQVIRTTPEATVDGARARATRLHASLAKRGTHPEVFKYCRAELLEENYFHAVLEAVKGVAERLRQLSGLATDGAELVNTALSTKTPILALNSLSSETEISEQKGIANLLVGVFGAIRNPTAHAPKVVWAMPEQDALDVFAMLSYVHRKLDVATKV; from the coding sequence ATGGCACGCCTCCCCTGCTTCGAGTCCTCCCACCTGGAGGCGGCTTGTCGAGTCCTCGCGGACACAACGCAAGGACTGACAGGCGGCGATATCGAACGCATCTTGCAGGAGATCGGTGTCGCTGATCCAACACCCTCCATGACCAAGTGGAAGCGCTTGTTCAATGCGCTGGCTCAAGCGCAGAACGAACATCAAGTTGGAAATTATCTGATCCAATTCATAAACAAGGCACTCTCACCCGCGCGCTACACGTCGAAGCCTGAACAGTTCCTCTGGCTTCAGGACGGGCTCAATGTTGCCCTCGCCTTTGCTGGCTACGGCGTCAACGATAAGGGTCAAGTCATTCGCACTACGCCAGAGGCCACGGTTGATGGCGCGCGGGCGAGAGCAACCCGCCTACACGCTTCCCTTGCGAAACGAGGAACGCACCCAGAAGTCTTCAAGTACTGCAGGGCCGAACTTCTCGAAGAGAACTACTTTCACGCGGTGCTCGAAGCGGTCAAGGGAGTAGCGGAGCGGCTTCGGCAGCTTTCCGGTCTCGCCACCGACGGGGCGGAGCTGGTCAACACAGCGCTTTCAACTAAGACTCCAATACTCGCGCTGAACTCCCTCAGCTCCGAAACCGAGATTAGCGAGCAAAAGGGCATTGCCAACCTCCTCGTTGGAGTGTTTGGCGCCATCCGTAACCCCACGGCCCACGCGCCCAAGGTCGTGTGGGCCATGCCGGAGCAAGACGCTCTCGACGTTTTCGCCATGCTTTCATATGTGCATCGCAAATTGGACGTCGCAACTAAAGTGTGA
- a CDS encoding patatin-like phospholipase family protein, with the protein MNQVTTEQGEREVLRVLTLDGGGAKGFYTLGVLKEVEAMIGCPLYQKFDLVFGTSTGAIIASLIALGHSVDSILELYRKHVPTVMSQKTAPARSAALKKLASEVFGDAAFSDVRTGIGIVTAKWLTERPMIFKGSVAQAHGRLGTFVPGFGVSIADAVKASCSAYPFFERTIVRTSMGEEIELIDGGYCANNPTLYAIADAVQALKRERNDMRLVSVGVGIYPDPKPSLLMWLAKKYLVSVQLLQKTLEINTQSMDQLRQILFHDVPTIRISDSYVTPEMATDLLEHDLKKLGVLFQRGRESFASREKQLREYLM; encoded by the coding sequence ATGAATCAAGTAACAACAGAACAAGGCGAAAGAGAAGTACTGCGCGTACTGACACTCGACGGCGGTGGTGCCAAGGGTTTCTACACGCTCGGTGTGCTAAAAGAAGTCGAGGCCATGATCGGGTGCCCGCTGTACCAAAAGTTCGACCTGGTTTTCGGCACGAGCACCGGTGCCATTATCGCGTCACTGATTGCGCTCGGCCACAGCGTCGACTCCATCCTAGAGCTGTACCGCAAGCATGTGCCCACCGTGATGTCGCAGAAGACCGCTCCAGCCAGGTCGGCGGCGTTGAAGAAGTTGGCAAGCGAGGTCTTTGGCGATGCGGCCTTCAGCGATGTCAGGACCGGCATCGGGATCGTTACCGCCAAGTGGCTCACTGAGCGCCCGATGATCTTCAAGGGCAGCGTCGCCCAGGCGCACGGTCGGCTCGGAACATTTGTGCCGGGCTTCGGCGTGAGCATCGCTGATGCCGTCAAGGCGTCTTGCTCGGCCTATCCCTTCTTCGAGCGCACGATCGTCCGGACCTCCATGGGCGAGGAGATCGAGCTAATCGACGGCGGCTACTGCGCGAACAACCCGACGTTATATGCGATTGCGGATGCCGTGCAGGCCCTGAAGCGCGAGCGCAACGACATGCGGCTGGTGAGCGTCGGCGTGGGGATCTACCCGGACCCAAAGCCGAGCCTACTGATGTGGCTGGCAAAGAAGTACCTCGTCAGCGTCCAGTTACTGCAGAAGACCCTAGAGATCAACACGCAATCGATGGACCAGTTGCGTCAGATTCTGTTCCATGACGTGCCCACCATCCGGATCAGCGACTCCTACGTCACGCCAGAGATGGCCACCGATCTGCTTGAGCACGACCTCAAGAAGCTGGGCGTCCTGTTCCAGCGCGGACGGGAGTCGTTTGCTTCGCGCGAGAAGCAGCTTCGCGAGTATTTGATGTAG
- a CDS encoding nucleotidyltransferase: protein MAIPESQLEAWSHQGSITQSSNTYNTIKNVLEANTTPYAGKNFKVFLQGSYGNDTNIYAESDVDIVIRLDDCFQSDLTQLTEEEKVAYKSAFRDATYTHVDFKKDVLSVLTQQYGDAVTAGDKAIAIDANGSRRKADVIVAIQFRRYFKFRSSNDSEYVEGICFWNGKGERIANYPKQHSANLTTKHQNTSKWFKPMARVFKNMRSRMVNDGLIKSGIAPSYYIEGLLYNLPNEKLTSSYQDCVANALNWYRQDASKSDLVCANEQYYLLRDGHHTCWTQANCDAFVEASIKLWNEW, encoded by the coding sequence ATGGCAATACCAGAGTCGCAACTCGAAGCGTGGTCACACCAAGGGTCGATCACCCAGTCGAGCAACACTTACAACACGATCAAGAACGTCCTGGAGGCGAACACCACGCCCTACGCCGGCAAGAACTTCAAAGTGTTCCTCCAAGGCTCGTACGGCAACGACACGAACATCTATGCAGAGAGCGATGTGGACATCGTCATCCGGCTTGATGACTGCTTCCAGAGCGACCTGACCCAACTGACCGAAGAGGAGAAGGTAGCGTACAAGTCGGCGTTTCGTGACGCAACCTACACGCACGTCGACTTCAAGAAGGATGTCCTGTCAGTGCTCACACAGCAGTACGGGGATGCTGTCACGGCCGGCGACAAGGCCATTGCTATCGATGCGAATGGTTCGCGCCGCAAAGCAGACGTTATTGTGGCCATCCAGTTTCGCCGTTACTTCAAGTTTCGCTCATCGAACGACTCCGAGTACGTCGAAGGCATCTGTTTTTGGAACGGCAAGGGCGAACGGATCGCGAACTATCCGAAGCAGCACTCGGCCAACCTTACGACGAAGCACCAGAACACTTCGAAGTGGTTCAAGCCGATGGCACGTGTGTTCAAGAACATGCGCAGCCGAATGGTCAACGATGGCTTGATCAAGTCGGGCATCGCGCCTTCGTACTACATTGAAGGCCTGCTCTACAACCTGCCGAACGAGAAGCTCACGTCCAGCTACCAGGACTGCGTGGCAAACGCTTTGAACTGGTATAGGCAGGACGCGTCGAAGTCCGATCTCGTGTGTGCCAACGAGCAGTATTACCTTCTGCGCGATGGCCACCACACTTGCTGGACGCAGGCGAACTGCGATGCATTTGTCGAGGCCTCGATTAAGCTGTGGAATGAGTGGTAA
- a CDS encoding type II toxin-antitoxin system VapC family toxin, translated as MKRKVYVETSVISYLTARPSKTILGAAHQQITLAWWETRSQYELLVSEAVLRECGAGDPDAAEKRLAVLTDVPLLLITEQALHIAESLVGHGILPVKAAEDALHIAVATVSGMDYLLTWNCRHIANPEIQRCIAEYFEQIGLFLPFICTPEELLGEANAE; from the coding sequence ATGAAGCGAAAGGTATACGTTGAAACCTCGGTCATCAGCTACCTGACGGCTCGTCCCAGCAAGACCATTCTCGGGGCAGCTCATCAGCAAATTACTCTTGCTTGGTGGGAAACCCGCAGTCAGTACGAACTGCTGGTGTCGGAGGCGGTATTGCGTGAGTGCGGCGCTGGTGACCCAGATGCAGCCGAGAAACGGCTGGCTGTGTTGACTGATGTGCCTTTGCTCTTGATCACTGAGCAGGCACTCCATATCGCGGAGTCGTTGGTAGGACATGGAATTCTGCCGGTCAAGGCTGCCGAAGATGCGCTGCACATCGCGGTCGCCACGGTCAGCGGTATGGATTATCTGCTGACATGGAACTGTCGGCATATCGCAAACCCTGAGATACAAAGATGCATTGCGGAGTACTTTGAGCAGATTGGGCTATTTCTACCCTTCATTTGTACACCGGAAGAACTTCTTGGAGAAGCCAATGCTGAATGA
- a CDS encoding ester cyclase, giving the protein MKHPLEETIAAYEAAWNSHDVEAILAMHTEDSVFENHTSGGRGVGKSAIREIVKGVFAAFPDIHFHARRTYVRDDFVTQEWTATGTLAIPYTRGSITVQPTGKKVSWNGVDVIPFIGGLVARKDVYVDSIGLLRALGFTQIAL; this is encoded by the coding sequence ATGAAGCACCCCCTTGAAGAGACCATTGCGGCTTACGAAGCGGCATGGAATAGCCACGACGTGGAGGCCATTCTCGCGATGCACACAGAGGATTCGGTCTTTGAGAACCACACGAGCGGAGGAAGAGGCGTCGGCAAGAGCGCCATACGCGAGATCGTGAAAGGGGTCTTCGCGGCGTTCCCGGATATCCACTTTCATGCTCGTCGCACGTATGTGCGTGATGATTTCGTCACGCAGGAGTGGACGGCGACGGGTACGTTGGCGATTCCTTACACCCGGGGCTCCATCACCGTGCAACCAACTGGAAAGAAGGTTTCATGGAACGGTGTCGATGTAATTCCCTTCATTGGCGGCCTCGTGGCACGCAAGGACGTCTATGTCGACTCGATTGGCTTGTTGCGGGCGCTGGGCTTCACGCAGATCGCGCTCTGA
- a CDS encoding Mut7-C ubiquitin/RNAse domain-containing protein has protein sequence MVSLRFYAELNDFIAADRRQRDFEWASAADVPVKHLIEGCGVPHTEVALILVNGEPAGFDRRLCAGDRVAVYPAFLAFGLRPPLPAARFVADAHLGALARLLRLAGFDTVYGNRLADDEIERLAAVEGRVVLTRDRDLLKRRAIGHGCYVHAQQPDLQLREIVARLDLADRVQPFSRCLVCNARLLPVAKRLVSDLLPGRVRDRLDSFHRCQDCQRIYWEGSHWRRMRERLQRALAATAAAHAVTAAAATAAAHAVTADAATAAAPPPPTTQPAAGNCSGTFDGACATSRTSRGTR, from the coding sequence ATGGTGAGCCTTCGCTTCTACGCCGAACTGAACGATTTCATTGCCGCCGATCGCCGGCAGCGCGACTTCGAATGGGCGTCCGCGGCCGATGTGCCGGTCAAGCACCTCATCGAGGGCTGCGGCGTGCCGCATACCGAGGTGGCGCTGATCCTGGTCAATGGCGAACCGGCCGGCTTCGACCGGCGGCTGTGCGCCGGCGACCGGGTCGCGGTCTATCCGGCGTTCCTGGCGTTCGGCCTGCGCCCGCCGCTGCCCGCCGCCCGTTTCGTCGCCGACGCCCATCTCGGCGCGCTGGCGCGGCTGCTGCGGCTGGCGGGCTTCGACACGGTCTATGGCAACCGGCTCGCCGATGACGAGATCGAACGCCTCGCCGCGGTGGAGGGGCGGGTCGTCCTGACGCGCGACCGCGACCTGCTGAAAAGGCGCGCCATCGGCCACGGCTGTTATGTCCATGCGCAGCAGCCCGACCTGCAGTTGCGCGAGATCGTCGCCCGCCTCGACCTCGCCGACCGGGTGCAGCCCTTTTCCCGTTGCCTGGTCTGCAACGCGCGGCTCCTGCCGGTCGCCAAGCGGCTGGTGAGCGACCTCCTGCCCGGGCGCGTCCGCGACCGCCTGGATTCCTTTCACCGCTGCCAGGACTGCCAGCGAATCTACTGGGAGGGCAGCCACTGGCGCAGGATGCGCGAGCGCCTGCAGCGCGCACTCGCGGCAACGGCGGCTGCGCATGCGGTGACGGCGGCTGCGGCAACCGCGGCGGCGCATGCTGTGACGGCGGATGCGGCAACCGCGGCGGCGCCGCCGCCGCCAACCACTCAGCCGGCGGCCGGGAACTGCAGCGGCACCTTCGACGGCGCCTGCGCCACTTCGCGCACGAGTCGCGGCACCAGGTAG
- the epmB gene encoding EF-P beta-lysylation protein EpmB, which yields MIARSPANWQGRDAAGEPWQVAMRTVIGDVDELLGLLGLSRGDVDIDDAQAFALRVPRAFVDRMQPGRADDPLLRQVLPRMAERLPLPGFSCDPLGEAGAVRLPGLLHKFHGRVLLIASGHCPIHCRYCFRRHFPYAAMQPARADWQRVFDCIAGDPSISEVILSGGDPLSLPDRQLQWLVERLAAIPQLRRLRLHSRLPVLIPARITPQLLRLLGDCRLPTSLVIHANHAQELDDGVAAALAPLRRAGVTLLNQSVLLAGVNDRLDDLCALSERLFAIGVLPYYLHLLDRVAGAGHFAVAEERVHELHAGLLARLPGYLVPRLVREVAQAPSKVPLQFPAAG from the coding sequence ATGATAGCGCGAAGCCCGGCCAATTGGCAGGGGAGGGACGCTGCCGGCGAACCCTGGCAGGTGGCGATGCGGACCGTCATCGGCGACGTCGACGAACTGCTCGGCCTGCTCGGCCTGTCGCGCGGCGATGTCGACATCGACGACGCGCAGGCCTTTGCCCTGCGCGTCCCGCGCGCCTTCGTCGACCGCATGCAGCCGGGCCGCGCCGACGATCCGCTGCTGCGCCAGGTGCTGCCGCGGATGGCCGAGCGCCTGCCGCTGCCGGGCTTCTCCTGCGACCCGCTCGGCGAAGCCGGGGCGGTGCGGCTGCCGGGACTGCTGCACAAGTTCCACGGGCGCGTGCTGCTGATCGCCAGCGGCCATTGCCCGATCCACTGCCGCTACTGCTTCCGCCGCCATTTTCCCTACGCCGCGATGCAGCCGGCGCGCGCCGACTGGCAACGGGTCTTCGACTGCATCGCCGGCGACCCGTCGATCAGCGAGGTGATCCTTTCCGGCGGCGACCCGCTGTCGCTGCCGGACCGGCAACTGCAGTGGCTGGTCGAGCGCCTCGCAGCCATCCCGCAGCTTCGCCGGCTGCGCCTGCACAGCCGCCTGCCGGTGCTCATCCCGGCGCGCATCACGCCGCAACTGCTGCGGCTGCTCGGCGACTGCCGCCTGCCGACGAGCCTGGTCATCCATGCCAACCACGCGCAGGAACTCGACGACGGGGTGGCGGCCGCGCTCGCGCCGTTGCGCCGCGCCGGCGTCACGCTGCTCAACCAGTCGGTGCTGCTGGCCGGCGTCAATGACCGGCTCGACGACCTCTGCGCGCTGTCCGAGCGCCTGTTCGCCATCGGCGTGCTGCCGTATTACCTGCACCTGCTCGATCGGGTGGCCGGCGCCGGCCATTTCGCCGTCGCCGAGGAGCGCGTGCACGAACTGCACGCCGGCCTGCTCGCGCGCCTGCCCGGCTACCTGGTGCCGCGACTCGTGCGCGAAGTGGCGCAGGCGCCGTCGAAGGTGCCGCTGCAGTTCCCGGCCGCCGGCTGA
- a CDS encoding DUF4239 domain-containing protein translates to MNWLHELSSLELAAFVIGVVALLSVAGVALVAPRVRSSGLHQHFDNGTIAGLLSALIGVYAVAAGLTAVAVWGNMVDAGSDVSREAAAIAVLYHDLGGYPPPLQQQGRRALVAYTRYVINVEWPLHQKGQLPRDTLRIIEKAQRSIISFEPVTEGQKIVQAAVLRSYNHLLQAHWQRVQAVRDTALPAELWIVVILLGSIAISSCFLLRVDSFAMHATVTLLVAAPIALVLYFIAVSDHPFQGGINVSPAPYREVLEKMLLLDDVEQGAEAAASGAAVPPQ, encoded by the coding sequence ATGAACTGGTTGCATGAACTCAGCTCGCTCGAGCTGGCCGCTTTCGTCATTGGCGTCGTCGCGCTGCTGTCGGTCGCCGGCGTCGCGCTGGTGGCGCCGCGTGTGCGCTCGTCAGGGCTGCACCAGCACTTCGACAACGGCACCATCGCCGGCCTGCTGTCGGCGCTGATCGGCGTCTACGCCGTCGCCGCCGGCCTGACGGCGGTCGCGGTGTGGGGCAACATGGTCGATGCCGGCAGCGACGTCAGCCGCGAGGCGGCGGCGATCGCCGTTCTCTACCACGATCTCGGCGGCTACCCGCCACCGCTGCAGCAGCAGGGCCGGCGGGCACTGGTCGCCTATACCAGGTACGTCATCAATGTCGAGTGGCCACTGCACCAGAAGGGGCAGCTGCCGCGCGACACCCTGCGCATCATCGAGAAGGCGCAGCGTTCGATCATTTCCTTCGAGCCCGTCACCGAAGGGCAGAAGATCGTCCAGGCGGCGGTTCTGCGCTCGTACAACCACCTCCTGCAGGCGCACTGGCAGCGGGTGCAGGCGGTGCGCGACACGGCGCTGCCGGCCGAGCTGTGGATCGTCGTCATCCTGCTCGGGTCGATCGCCATCTCGTCGTGCTTCCTGCTGCGCGTCGACAGTTTCGCCATGCATGCGACCGTGACCCTGCTGGTGGCGGCGCCGATCGCCCTCGTCCTCTATTTCATCGCCGTCAGCGACCATCCGTTCCAGGGCGGGATCAACGTCTCGCCGGCACCATACCGCGAGGTGCTGGAGAAGATGCTGCTGCTTGACGACGTCGAGCAGGGCGCCGAAGCCGCTGCCAGCGGAGCGGCCGTACCGCCGCAGTGA
- the efp gene encoding elongation factor P: protein MATYSTNEFKSGLKVMLEGDPCTILENEFVKPGKGQAFNRVKLRNLKTNRVWEKTFKSGDSLEGADVIDRELQYLYSDGEFFHFMEPENFEQYQASSDTVGDAARWLREQDMCTVTLYNGAPLAVSPPNFVELEIVHTEPGIRGDTAQGGTKPARLSTGATVKVPLFVNEGEIIKCDTRSGEYVSRVKS, encoded by the coding sequence ATGGCGACCTATTCTACCAACGAATTCAAATCGGGCCTGAAAGTGATGCTGGAGGGCGACCCCTGCACCATCCTCGAGAACGAGTTCGTCAAACCCGGCAAGGGGCAGGCATTCAACCGCGTCAAGCTGCGCAACCTGAAGACCAACCGCGTCTGGGAAAAGACCTTCAAGTCCGGCGACTCGCTCGAGGGCGCCGACGTCATCGACCGCGAGCTGCAGTACCTCTACAGCGACGGCGAGTTCTTCCACTTCATGGAACCCGAGAACTTCGAGCAGTACCAGGCGAGCAGCGACACCGTCGGCGACGCGGCGCGCTGGCTGCGCGAGCAGGACATGTGCACCGTGACGCTGTACAACGGCGCGCCGCTCGCCGTCAGCCCGCCGAACTTCGTCGAACTCGAGATCGTCCACACCGAGCCCGGAATCCGCGGCGACACCGCCCAGGGCGGCACCAAGCCGGCCCGCCTGTCGACCGGCGCGACGGTCAAGGTGCCGCTGTTCGTCAACGAGGGCGAGATCATCAAGTGCGACACGCGTTCGGGCGAGTACGTCTCGCGCGTCAAGTCCTGA